CTTCTGTTCTTGAGTTCGCGCAACAACATCCTCTAACGCCATCTCAGCCTtctcgtcatcttcgtcgtcatcttccttATCACCACCCTGTCCGCTCACAGCAGTTGGAGCCCGTCCACCAACGAGACTGGGCGTCGCCTCACTCGCATCATCCTGCTTTGCGTTTTTGGCCTTGCGGCCGCGTTTTTTCTTGGGCGCTCCACTAGCTGTTGTGCTGACAGCGCTGCCGCTGACATGAGACTGAGCGTCTACAGAAGGAGAGCGCGGGTAAGGCGATCGAGCTTCGGGGGGGAACGATGTTTGACGAAGAGGATGGTTGGCTGCGGCGGCTGCGACGGAGGCTTGGGAGAGGTTTGAGGGTTTACGTCGCTTGTGAGGGGGCGCGTTGGCGTCGATACCTGAAGAGCGCTTCTTGTTGGGGATTTGAGCGGGTGACGGATAAGGAGGCGACATTCCTGATGGGGAAGTAGCGTAAGGCGGAGACGCCATGATTGAGA
This Fusarium poae strain DAOMC 252244 chromosome 3, whole genome shotgun sequence DNA region includes the following protein-coding sequences:
- a CDS encoding hypothetical protein (BUSCO:42789at5125); the encoded protein is MASPPYATSPSGMSPPYPSPAQIPNKKRSSGIDANAPPHKRRKPSNLSQASVAAAAANHPLRQTSFPPEARSPYPRSPSVDAQSHVSGSAVSTTASGAPKKKRGRKAKNAKQDDASEATPSLVGGRAPTAVSGQGGDKEDDDEDDEKAEMALEDVVARTQEQKQEEIRLRAMLVEAFDSQQYNRYELWRAAKLADSVVKRVVNATVSQSVPQNVSTAVKAVAKLFAGEIIEAARNVQGEWIHAGEKQSELPTPPQSTNDDPDATEEEVDLKRGPLRPDHLREAWRRYRVSGESRGVGVQQLWHAQQNDGVDRFSTRTGKRLFK